One genomic region from Stackebrandtia nassauensis DSM 44728 encodes:
- a CDS encoding FAD-binding oxidoreductase, producing the protein MDVTGLAPAFREIVGADAVITDHQELRTYECDGLTSHAAVPGIVVLPTSADQVARIVRTCVAEGVPYVARGSGTGLSGGALPRADGVLIVTSRMRRVLGVDVANRIAVVEPGVVNLAVTRAASPSGYYYAPDPSSQQICSIGGNVAENSGGAHCLKYGFTVNHVLGLEIVTPQGELVRLGGPAVQYPGYDLVGAFVGSEGTLGIATEVTVRLLRAPEDVATLLAAFDSIDAAGACVSAIIAAGIIPAAIEMMDATAIAAVEAAVACGYPPGAAAVLIVEVDGPAAEVAAQLDQVRTLAAEAFDIRVAADDTERAAIWKGRKSAFAAIGHTSPSYIVQDGVVPRTALPAVLSRIETLSRDSGIAVANVFHAGDGNLHPLVMYDDKVAGETERAEEVSAAILDLCLSHGGSLTGEHGIGVDKSRYMPRMFSDADLDTMQLLRCAFDPGGLCNPGKVFPTPRLCGERPGHRKGVHPLAESGKAELL; encoded by the coding sequence ATGGACGTGACGGGGCTGGCTCCGGCGTTTCGTGAGATCGTCGGCGCGGACGCCGTCATCACCGATCACCAGGAGCTGCGCACCTACGAGTGCGACGGCCTGACCTCGCACGCGGCCGTGCCGGGCATCGTGGTGCTGCCGACCAGCGCCGACCAGGTCGCCCGGATCGTGAGGACCTGTGTCGCCGAAGGGGTCCCGTACGTCGCGCGCGGTTCGGGCACCGGCCTGTCGGGCGGGGCGCTGCCGCGCGCCGACGGGGTTCTCATCGTCACCTCCCGGATGCGGCGCGTTCTCGGCGTCGACGTCGCCAACCGGATCGCCGTCGTCGAACCCGGGGTGGTGAACCTCGCGGTGACGCGGGCGGCCTCCCCGTCCGGGTACTACTACGCTCCCGACCCGTCCAGCCAGCAGATCTGCTCGATCGGCGGCAACGTCGCCGAGAACTCCGGCGGCGCGCACTGCCTGAAGTACGGGTTCACCGTCAACCACGTCCTGGGCCTGGAGATCGTGACCCCGCAGGGGGAGTTGGTGCGGCTCGGTGGGCCCGCGGTGCAGTACCCCGGCTATGACCTGGTGGGCGCGTTCGTGGGTTCGGAGGGCACGCTCGGCATCGCCACCGAGGTGACGGTGCGGCTGTTGCGGGCGCCCGAGGACGTGGCGACCCTGTTGGCGGCCTTCGACTCCATCGACGCCGCCGGGGCCTGCGTGTCGGCGATCATCGCGGCGGGCATCATCCCGGCCGCGATCGAGATGATGGACGCGACCGCGATCGCCGCCGTCGAGGCGGCGGTGGCCTGCGGTTACCCGCCCGGGGCCGCCGCGGTGCTGATCGTCGAGGTGGACGGACCGGCCGCCGAGGTCGCCGCGCAGCTGGACCAGGTGCGCACCCTCGCCGCCGAGGCCTTCGACATCCGCGTCGCCGCCGACGACACCGAACGGGCCGCGATCTGGAAGGGCCGCAAGTCCGCGTTCGCGGCCATCGGGCACACCTCGCCCTCGTACATCGTCCAGGATGGAGTCGTGCCGCGCACCGCGCTGCCCGCCGTGCTGAGCCGGATCGAGACGCTGTCGCGCGACAGCGGTATCGCCGTGGCCAACGTCTTCCACGCCGGGGACGGCAACCTGCATCCGCTGGTCATGTACGACGACAAGGTCGCCGGTGAGACCGAACGCGCCGAGGAGGTGTCGGCCGCGATCCTGGACCTGTGCCTGTCGCACGGCGGATCACTGACTGGCGAACACGGGATCGGGGTAGACAAATCCCGGTATATGCCGCGGATGTTCTCCGACGCGGACCTGGACACGATGCAACTGCTGCGCTGCGCCTTCGACCCGGGCGGCTTGTGCAACCCGGGGAAGGTGTTCCCGACGCCGCGCTTGTGCGGCGAACGGCCAGGTCACCGCAAGGGCGTGCATCCGCTTGCCGAATCCGGGAAGGCGGAATTGCTGTGA
- the aceB gene encoding malate synthase A, whose product MSLPRGVEVKGEMGERFAEILSPEALDFLAVLHREFAGRRAELLAARARRQADFDAGAGLDFLAETAAVRDDPGWRVAEPAPGLVDRRVEITGPTDRKMTVNALNSGAKVWLADLEDANTPLWENVVAGQLNLRDALDRTIDFDAGGKQYRLKPAGELATIVVRPRGWHLDEKHLLVDGERMSGSLVDFGLYFFHCARRQLERGHGPYFYLAKLESHLEARLWNDVFVRAQQLVDIPRGTIRATVLIETVTAAFEMEEILYELRDHSAGLNAGRWDYLFSIIKKFRARGAEFLLPERNAVTMTAPFMRAYTELLVRTCHKRGAHAIGGMAAFIPSRRDPQVNATALDKVRADKSRESGDGFDGSWVAHPDLVPICREEFDKALGENANQLNRLREEVSVTAADLLAVDADPNQITREGLRNDITVALRYLTAWLGGTGAVAIFNLMEDAATAEISRSQVWQWVHNGVTLADGATVDAELVEGIIAEELKTIAAEPGVDADRLEQATRLFRAVALDDDYAEFLTLPAYEEMP is encoded by the coding sequence TTGAGTTTGCCGCGTGGTGTCGAGGTCAAGGGTGAGATGGGCGAGCGGTTCGCCGAGATCCTCAGTCCGGAGGCCCTGGATTTCCTGGCCGTCCTGCATCGGGAGTTCGCCGGACGGCGCGCCGAGCTGCTGGCCGCGCGAGCCCGGCGGCAGGCCGACTTCGACGCCGGGGCCGGGCTGGACTTCCTGGCCGAGACCGCCGCGGTGCGCGACGACCCCGGCTGGCGGGTGGCCGAACCGGCTCCCGGGCTGGTCGACCGGCGGGTCGAGATCACCGGGCCGACCGACCGCAAGATGACCGTCAACGCCCTCAACTCGGGTGCCAAGGTGTGGCTGGCCGACCTGGAGGACGCGAACACTCCACTGTGGGAAAACGTTGTCGCGGGGCAGCTGAACCTGCGCGACGCCCTGGACCGGACCATCGACTTCGACGCCGGGGGCAAGCAGTACCGGCTCAAGCCCGCCGGGGAGCTGGCAACGATCGTGGTGCGGCCGCGCGGCTGGCACCTGGACGAGAAGCACCTGCTGGTGGACGGCGAGCGGATGTCGGGCTCGCTGGTCGACTTCGGGCTGTACTTCTTCCACTGCGCCCGCAGGCAACTGGAACGCGGGCACGGCCCGTACTTCTACCTGGCGAAACTGGAGAGCCACCTCGAGGCGCGGCTGTGGAACGACGTGTTCGTCCGGGCGCAGCAGCTTGTGGACATTCCACGCGGGACGATCCGCGCCACCGTCCTCATCGAGACCGTCACGGCGGCCTTCGAGATGGAGGAGATCCTGTACGAGCTGCGGGACCATTCGGCCGGGCTCAACGCGGGGCGTTGGGACTACCTGTTCAGCATCATCAAGAAGTTCCGGGCCCGGGGCGCGGAGTTCCTGCTGCCGGAGCGCAACGCGGTGACGATGACGGCGCCGTTCATGCGCGCCTACACCGAACTGCTGGTGCGCACCTGCCACAAACGCGGCGCCCACGCCATCGGCGGGATGGCCGCGTTCATCCCCAGCCGCCGCGATCCCCAGGTCAACGCCACCGCGCTGGACAAGGTGCGCGCCGACAAGTCGCGCGAGTCCGGCGACGGCTTCGACGGCTCCTGGGTCGCGCACCCCGACCTGGTGCCGATCTGCCGGGAGGAGTTCGACAAGGCGCTCGGCGAGAACGCCAACCAGCTCAACCGGTTGCGCGAGGAGGTCTCGGTGACCGCCGCCGACCTGCTCGCGGTGGACGCCGACCCGAACCAGATCACCCGCGAGGGGCTGCGCAACGACATCACCGTCGCGCTGCGGTACCTGACGGCCTGGCTGGGCGGCACCGGCGCGGTCGCGATCTTCAACCTGATGGAGGACGCCGCCACCGCCGAGATCTCGCGCTCGCAGGTGTGGCAGTGGGTGCACAACGGCGTCACGCTCGCCGACGGCGCGACGGTGGACGCCGAGCTCGTCGAGGGCATCATCGCCGAGGAACTCAAGACCATCGCCGCCGAACCCGGTGTCGACGCCGACCGGCTGGAACAGGCGACGCGACTTTTCCGCGCGGTGGCGCTCGACGACGACTACGCCGAGTTCCTGACGCTCCCCGCGTACGAGGAGATGCCCTGA
- a CDS encoding FAD-binding oxidoreductase translates to MSRNEHDASVARLRAALLALPAGARVRLAKPSSNLFRFGGRDSSPGLPTDGLDSVIAIDPDNRTAEVGGLITYEKLVAATLPHKLMPHVVPQLKTITLGGAVAGLGIESTSFRDGLPHESVLEMDVLTGSGEIVTVHPDDPLFRGLPNSYGSLGYAVRLIIDLKPVSNTVALEYRRFDDPDAAFAALGEIWERGEVDFLDGVAFGPGETYLSLGRFTDEPGPVSDYTEEHVYYKSLRRRRSDRLTVHDYLWRWDTDWFWCSAALGVQNPVIRRLWPQPLRRSDVYRRLVALDRRVGITRRIDALQGKRREAVIQDVEIPLSRAPEFLREFCANVPIRPLWLCPLQLSGERTWPLYPLDRGERYVNFGFWATAMLRPGQAPDHHNRFVENLVDELGGHKSLYSTVHYDRDEFRRRYGGEAYDELKQRYDPGARLPDLYDKVVTDSATR, encoded by the coding sequence ATGTCCCGGAACGAGCATGACGCCAGTGTCGCGCGACTGCGGGCGGCGTTGCTCGCCTTGCCCGCCGGAGCCCGGGTGCGGCTGGCCAAACCCAGTTCCAACCTGTTCCGCTTCGGCGGCCGCGACTCCAGCCCCGGACTGCCCACCGACGGCCTGGACTCGGTCATCGCCATCGACCCCGACAACCGCACCGCCGAGGTCGGCGGCCTCATCACCTACGAGAAACTCGTCGCGGCCACCCTGCCGCACAAGCTGATGCCGCACGTGGTGCCGCAGCTGAAGACCATCACGCTGGGCGGCGCGGTCGCGGGCCTGGGCATCGAGTCGACCTCGTTCCGCGACGGTCTGCCACACGAGTCCGTCCTGGAGATGGACGTGCTGACCGGCTCCGGCGAGATCGTCACCGTCCACCCCGACGACCCGCTGTTCCGCGGCCTGCCCAACTCCTACGGCTCGCTCGGATACGCGGTGCGGCTGATCATCGACCTCAAACCGGTCTCCAACACCGTCGCGCTGGAGTACCGCCGCTTCGACGACCCCGACGCGGCCTTCGCCGCGCTCGGCGAGATCTGGGAACGCGGCGAGGTCGACTTCCTCGACGGCGTCGCCTTCGGCCCCGGCGAGACCTACCTGTCGCTGGGCCGGTTCACCGACGAACCCGGACCGGTCTCGGACTACACCGAGGAACACGTCTACTACAAATCGCTGCGCCGCCGCCGCAGCGACCGCCTCACCGTCCACGACTACCTGTGGCGCTGGGACACCGACTGGTTCTGGTGCTCGGCGGCGCTGGGCGTCCAGAACCCGGTCATCCGTCGCCTGTGGCCGCAACCGCTGCGCCGCTCCGATGTATACCGTCGCCTGGTGGCGCTGGACCGCCGCGTCGGCATCACCCGCCGCATCGACGCGTTGCAGGGCAAACGCCGCGAGGCCGTGATCCAGGACGTCGAGATTCCACTGTCGCGAGCGCCGGAGTTCCTGCGCGAGTTCTGCGCCAACGTCCCGATCCGCCCACTGTGGCTGTGCCCCCTCCAGCTGTCGGGCGAACGCACCTGGCCGCTGTACCCGCTGGACCGCGGCGAACGCTACGTCAACTTCGGCTTCTGGGCGACGGCGATGCTGCGTCCGGGCCAGGCGCCCGACCACCACAACCGCTTCGTCGAAAACCTCGTTGACGAACTCGGTGGCCACAAGTCACTGTATTCAACAGTCCATTATGACCGCGATGAGTTCCGGCGCCGCTACGGCGGCGAAGCCTACGACGAACTCAAGCAGCGATACGACCCCGGCGCACGACTCCCAGATCTTTACGACAAGGTGGTGACGGATAGTGCAACTCGCTGA
- a CDS encoding class I SAM-dependent methyltransferase — translation MQLAEVFTRIVGNDPPVGFRAYDGSAIPAGPDAPVLDVRDQTALNYLASARRFELGLARAYITGAVDVAGDLYELMKKLWMLEVQLPKLELVKLWSALGGLKLLKRPPIPAREAHLSGRSHSKSRDADAISHHYDVGNDFYELFLGDSMAYTCAVYESHDTTLEQAQWAKHDLVARKLDLKPGMRLLDVGCGWGGMVRHAAKHYGVKALGVTLSKEQAEWAQKAIVDQGLQDLAEVKFLDYRDVPDDEYDVISSIGLTEHIGRENLASYFSSLYSKLKVGGRLLNHCITKPDSKGPAIARGGFIERYIFPDGALSGPGPLMTHMHDAGFEVQHAENLREHYALTLAAWEANLERNWDDAVKLVGLETARTWRLYLVGCRLGFEHNGIQLHQMLGVKLGDQLLPAMPLRPTWTS, via the coding sequence GTGCAACTCGCTGAAGTATTTACCCGCATCGTTGGAAACGACCCACCGGTGGGATTTCGCGCCTACGACGGTAGCGCCATCCCCGCCGGACCGGACGCGCCCGTCCTGGACGTCCGGGACCAGACGGCACTGAACTACCTGGCCAGTGCCCGCCGCTTCGAACTCGGCCTGGCCCGGGCCTACATCACCGGCGCCGTCGACGTGGCCGGCGACCTCTACGAGCTCATGAAGAAACTGTGGATGCTGGAAGTCCAGCTCCCCAAACTGGAGCTCGTGAAACTGTGGTCGGCACTGGGCGGCCTCAAACTCCTGAAACGCCCACCGATCCCGGCGCGCGAAGCGCACCTGTCGGGCCGATCGCACTCGAAGTCCCGCGACGCCGACGCGATCTCGCACCACTACGACGTCGGCAACGACTTCTACGAACTGTTCCTGGGCGACTCGATGGCCTACACCTGCGCGGTGTACGAATCCCACGACACCACCCTCGAACAGGCCCAATGGGCCAAGCACGACCTCGTTGCCCGCAAGCTCGACCTCAAGCCCGGCATGCGCCTGCTCGACGTCGGCTGCGGCTGGGGCGGCATGGTCAGGCACGCCGCCAAGCACTACGGCGTCAAGGCCCTGGGCGTCACGCTGTCCAAGGAACAAGCCGAATGGGCCCAAAAGGCCATCGTCGACCAGGGCCTACAGGACCTCGCCGAAGTCAAATTCCTCGACTACCGCGACGTACCCGACGACGAATACGACGTCATCTCCTCCATCGGCTTGACCGAGCACATCGGACGAGAAAACCTGGCATCCTACTTCTCGTCCCTGTACTCGAAACTCAAGGTCGGCGGCCGCCTCCTCAACCATTGCATCACCAAACCCGACAGCAAGGGCCCGGCGATCGCCCGAGGCGGCTTCATCGAGCGCTACATCTTCCCCGACGGAGCCCTGTCGGGCCCGGGTCCACTGATGACCCACATGCACGACGCGGGCTTCGAAGTCCAGCACGCCGAGAACCTGCGCGAACACTACGCGCTGACCCTCGCGGCCTGGGAAGCCAACCTGGAACGCAACTGGGACGACGCGGTCAAACTCGTCGGCCTGGAAACCGCCCGAACCTGGCGACTGTACCTAGTGGGCTGTCGCCTCGGCTTCGAGCACAACGGCATCCAACTACACCAAATGCTGGGCGTCAAACTGGGCGACCAACTCCTGCCCGCGATGCCGCTCCGTCCAACCTGGACAAGCTGA
- a CDS encoding PepSY domain-containing protein, giving the protein MSLLSHRRALVLAGLTGMLLAGGTLATATAAQANDTSPTDNTKLAPIPSATLDIAEAADKAEAKYPDCEATAALFYDTANTPIWDVELTCASGTIKYVTVDANSGTVADNGSTTDDTTDSTNPTDPTDPSDSTKSDKSEAPGSDKKNPSDNNSSASDSGDARGTGKNADD; this is encoded by the coding sequence ATGTCTCTTCTCTCCCACCGCCGTGCCCTGGTTCTGGCTGGTCTCACCGGCATGCTGCTGGCCGGCGGCACCCTGGCGACGGCCACCGCCGCCCAAGCCAACGACACCTCCCCCACCGACAACACCAAACTGGCACCCATCCCCAGCGCGACCCTTGACATCGCCGAAGCCGCCGACAAAGCCGAAGCCAAGTACCCGGACTGCGAAGCAACAGCGGCCCTCTTCTACGACACGGCCAACACCCCGATATGGGACGTCGAACTCACCTGCGCGAGCGGCACCATCAAATACGTAACCGTCGACGCCAACTCCGGAACCGTCGCCGACAACGGCAGCACCACGGACGACACCACCGACTCCACCAACCCAACCGACCCAACCGATCCGAGCGACTCCACCAAATCCGACAAGTCCGAAGCCCCCGGTTCCGACAAGAAGAACCCGTCCGACAACAACAGCTCGGCCTCCGACTCCGGCGACGCCCGCGGAACCGGCAAGAACGCCGACGACTAG
- a CDS encoding SH3 domain-containing protein → MAGTLVSGVAHADEPEARSPHCDYVALQSVKIRAKPTTNSTALDLLAKGKRIDCDSQAQVGGKFRDCGGGDVWNRVNYKGRKAWVASNCVRWEPS, encoded by the coding sequence ATGGCTGGCACCCTGGTGTCGGGCGTGGCCCACGCGGACGAACCCGAAGCTCGCAGCCCGCACTGTGACTACGTCGCGCTGCAGTCCGTCAAGATCAGGGCCAAGCCAACGACAAACTCCACGGCCCTCGACCTGCTCGCCAAGGGCAAGCGCATCGACTGCGACAGCCAAGCACAGGTCGGCGGCAAGTTCCGCGACTGCGGTGGTGGCGACGTGTGGAACCGCGTGAACTACAAGGGACGCAAGGCGTGGGTCGCCAGCAACTGCGTCCGCTGGGAACCGTCCTAA
- a CDS encoding putative quinol monooxygenase has product MIFITAKFRVLPQHAERWAEIAAEFTQATRSEPGCLWFDWSRSLDDSNEYVLVEAFRDQDAGAAHVQSAHFAQAQQTLPQYLAETPRIVSTSVDQEDWSELGELAVER; this is encoded by the coding sequence ATGATTTTCATAACCGCGAAGTTCCGGGTTCTGCCCCAGCATGCCGAGCGCTGGGCCGAGATCGCCGCTGAGTTCACCCAGGCCACTCGTTCTGAGCCCGGGTGTTTGTGGTTCGACTGGTCGCGCAGCCTCGATGACTCGAACGAGTATGTGCTGGTTGAGGCGTTTCGGGATCAGGACGCCGGGGCTGCCCATGTTCAGTCGGCACATTTCGCTCAGGCCCAGCAGACGTTGCCGCAGTATCTGGCGGAGACGCCTCGGATCGTTAGTACTTCCGTCGATCAGGAGGACTGGTCGGAGCTTGGGGAGTTGGCCGTGGAGCGTTAG
- a CDS encoding LamG-like jellyroll fold domain-containing protein, protein MKRPHLNRRTVLYGAAAATAATALGMGASRFAQADAGHPPNLSAYDRKVLADKPVAYWRLSHPSHGKEYDQVNGHLGTYYNVTKTTRLPNGDGGAIFNGANGYFRVPSHKSFSITTTGRLTIEAWISPHTLEFAKDEQSGYVHFIGKGKKSGSGGDREWAGRIYSKTNAENRPNRISGYAWNPSGGYGAGSYFQDAIRVKQFIHWAIAFDLNEGKYGTVRVYRDGKLRQGTELVYRKGTEDEVIVVPKPGTAPVQVGSRDGKSWFNGVIAKVAIYNRRLSETQLRPHADLMHA, encoded by the coding sequence ATGAAACGGCCCCACCTCAACCGCCGGACCGTGCTCTACGGCGCGGCCGCCGCCACAGCCGCCACAGCCCTCGGCATGGGCGCCTCCCGTTTCGCCCAAGCCGACGCGGGCCACCCACCGAACCTCAGCGCCTACGACCGCAAGGTCCTCGCCGACAAGCCGGTGGCCTACTGGCGGCTGTCGCACCCCTCCCACGGCAAGGAATACGACCAGGTCAACGGCCACCTGGGCACCTACTACAACGTCACCAAGACCACCCGGCTACCCAACGGCGACGGCGGCGCGATCTTCAACGGCGCCAACGGCTACTTCCGCGTCCCGAGCCACAAGTCGTTCAGCATCACCACCACCGGCCGCCTCACCATCGAAGCCTGGATCAGCCCGCACACACTGGAATTCGCCAAGGACGAACAATCCGGCTACGTCCACTTCATCGGCAAGGGCAAGAAATCCGGCTCCGGCGGCGACCGCGAATGGGCGGGCCGCATCTACTCCAAGACCAACGCCGAGAACCGTCCCAACCGGATCTCCGGTTACGCGTGGAACCCGTCCGGCGGCTACGGCGCCGGTTCGTACTTCCAGGACGCGATCCGCGTCAAACAGTTCATCCACTGGGCGATCGCCTTCGACCTCAACGAAGGCAAGTACGGCACCGTCCGGGTCTACCGCGACGGCAAACTGCGCCAGGGAACCGAACTGGTCTACCGCAAGGGAACCGAGGACGAGGTCATCGTCGTCCCCAAACCCGGCACCGCCCCGGTCCAGGTGGGCAGCCGGGACGGCAAGTCCTGGTTCAACGGCGTGATAGCCAAGGTCGCCATCTACAACCGCCGTCTCAGCGAAACCCAGCTGCGCCCCCACGCCGACCTCATGCACGCCTGA
- a CDS encoding alpha/beta fold hydrolase: MTANTPHRPDAVVFGATGFLGRWTTLELLRQGRSVAAVIRKPGGLAASGQTREAELRGWFTDHGASTEGLTVVGGDLTSDAALGIDAADERRLGDVRDVFNLAGNYRFGMARPEARIVNVDGALNVLNWAAARRDLRRLIHVSGYRVSPRDEPRYPIPESELDRLYRTMGAYEASKIEADAAVRVVADRRGVPLTVVNPSAVIGHSETGEAGQYIGPAELVRQLWNGKLPVLPGTAETFVPVVTVDYAAKFLCAIPEHDSLPGGRHWLLDDETPRLPELVSLVAERFGVRAPRRLVPVGVVRRLPAAITGADPETLTFLSEDRYDTGSADRVARSAGLSHPPVETALRRWADRLVADGFGTLSAVSPGGFADVAGSQTYLAGDRITPDVVLLHGLPLDGESWRPVLGELSTADASSGLSTLVADLPGLGRSAGSAVDVGEWMADLLAPIRTRPVIVAHSAATALALRYVASEPEKVAGLVLVSPYFIQRRTPAPLRIPAITAPVLKRLPRARLDALLGVAEAATAAAGAPGVTARAANAMAATATTGAAATTAATAANGAIAPAATEAAVESAAASLRRPGVARRMARMLKHGGRSGERAALERLLRDLPSSVPLHIVHGEHDPLIGDPGPGTVSTIPGAGHNPQLTHPAAVTAILREVTLATRIPR, from the coding sequence ATGACAGCGAACACCCCTCACCGTCCCGACGCCGTCGTCTTCGGCGCCACCGGTTTCCTCGGCCGCTGGACGACACTGGAACTGCTGCGGCAGGGCCGCTCGGTCGCGGCGGTGATCCGGAAGCCCGGTGGCCTGGCGGCCTCGGGGCAGACCCGGGAAGCCGAGCTTCGCGGATGGTTTACCGACCACGGCGCGAGCACCGAAGGCCTGACGGTTGTCGGCGGGGATCTCACCAGCGATGCCGCTCTGGGCATCGACGCGGCGGACGAGCGGCGGCTGGGCGACGTCCGCGACGTGTTCAACCTTGCTGGTAACTACCGGTTCGGGATGGCGCGTCCTGAAGCGCGCATCGTCAACGTCGACGGTGCTCTCAATGTGCTGAACTGGGCCGCCGCTCGGCGGGACCTGCGCCGACTGATCCATGTGTCCGGGTATCGGGTCAGCCCGCGTGATGAGCCCAGGTACCCGATCCCGGAGTCTGAACTGGACCGGCTTTATCGGACGATGGGCGCGTACGAGGCGTCCAAGATCGAGGCCGACGCGGCGGTTCGGGTCGTGGCCGACCGGCGCGGTGTTCCGCTGACCGTGGTGAATCCGTCGGCCGTGATCGGCCACTCCGAAACCGGCGAGGCCGGTCAGTACATCGGCCCGGCGGAACTGGTTCGCCAGCTGTGGAACGGGAAGCTGCCCGTGCTGCCGGGTACGGCTGAGACTTTCGTTCCTGTGGTTACAGTGGACTACGCCGCTAAGTTCCTGTGCGCCATACCCGAACACGATTCGCTCCCTGGTGGACGGCACTGGCTGCTCGACGATGAGACGCCTCGGTTGCCTGAGCTGGTGTCGCTTGTGGCTGAGCGGTTCGGGGTGCGGGCGCCTCGTCGGCTCGTGCCTGTGGGTGTGGTGCGTCGTCTGCCCGCGGCGATTACTGGTGCTGATCCCGAGACGTTGACGTTCCTGTCGGAGGATCGGTACGACACGGGCTCGGCCGATCGGGTCGCGCGCTCGGCGGGGCTGTCGCATCCGCCGGTGGAGACCGCGTTGCGTCGGTGGGCGGATCGGCTGGTGGCGGACGGGTTCGGGACGCTGTCGGCCGTGTCGCCGGGAGGGTTCGCGGATGTCGCGGGTTCGCAGACGTACTTGGCGGGGGATCGGATCACGCCCGATGTGGTTCTGCTGCATGGGTTGCCGCTTGACGGTGAGTCCTGGCGGCCGGTGCTGGGTGAGCTGTCCACGGCGGACGCTAGCAGTGGTTTGTCTACACTGGTCGCTGATTTGCCGGGGCTGGGGCGGTCGGCGGGGAGCGCGGTCGACGTCGGGGAGTGGATGGCTGATTTGTTGGCGCCGATCCGGACTCGGCCGGTCATCGTCGCCCACTCGGCTGCGACGGCGCTGGCGTTGCGGTACGTCGCGTCTGAGCCCGAGAAGGTCGCGGGGCTCGTTCTCGTGTCGCCGTACTTCATTCAGCGACGCACTCCCGCGCCGTTGCGGATTCCGGCGATCACGGCGCCGGTTCTCAAGCGATTGCCTCGTGCGCGCCTGGATGCGCTGCTCGGTGTGGCTGAGGCGGCGACCGCTGCGGCCGGTGCCCCTGGCGTGACCGCGAGAGCCGCGAACGCGATGGCTGCAACGGCCACGACCGGCGCAGCAGCCACGACCGCCGCAACGGCCGCCAACGGTGCGATCGCGCCCGCCGCGACCGAGGCGGCCGTCGAAAGCGCCGCCGCGTCACTGCGCCGTCCCGGCGTCGCCCGTCGCATGGCCCGCATGCTCAAACACGGTGGCCGGTCCGGTGAGCGAGCCGCGCTGGAACGGCTGCTGCGGGACCTCCCGTCGAGTGTGCCGCTCCACATCGTCCACGGCGAGCATGATCCGCTGATCGGTGATCCGGGTCCCGGCACCGTGTCCACAATCCCCGGAGCTGGGCACAATCCACAACTGACACACCCCGCCGCTGTCACCGCGATCCTGCGGGAGGTGACGCTCGCGACGCGGATCCCACGGTGA
- a CDS encoding TetR/AcrR family transcriptional regulator — MAAKGLQTRARFIEAARTLVEAKGYHGTGLNEVLALAGAPRGSFYHHFPRGKDQLIGEALAAAGQELDDMVNALAETATSSRELVAAFLEVLAERMTEADYAKGCPIATVALEVASSNPQLQAVCGGIYSAWQERLTSALLAEGRDPVEAEDLGATVLALIEGALVLARANRSRVPIERSARQIARLLGMD; from the coding sequence GTGGCGGCAAAAGGACTTCAGACCCGGGCCCGATTCATCGAAGCGGCCCGCACCCTCGTCGAGGCGAAGGGCTACCACGGCACCGGCCTCAACGAGGTGCTGGCGCTGGCCGGAGCCCCACGAGGCTCGTTCTACCACCACTTCCCACGCGGCAAGGACCAGCTGATCGGCGAGGCCCTGGCCGCCGCCGGTCAGGAACTCGACGACATGGTGAACGCGCTGGCCGAGACGGCGACGTCGTCGCGCGAACTCGTCGCGGCGTTCCTTGAGGTGCTGGCCGAGCGGATGACCGAGGCCGACTACGCCAAGGGCTGCCCGATCGCGACGGTGGCACTGGAGGTCGCCTCGAGCAACCCGCAACTGCAGGCGGTCTGCGGCGGCATCTACAGCGCCTGGCAGGAGCGGCTGACGTCGGCTCTGCTGGCCGAGGGACGCGACCCGGTCGAGGCCGAGGACCTCGGGGCGACGGTGCTCGCGCTGATCGAGGGCGCGCTGGTTCTGGCCCGCGCCAACCGAAGCCGGGTGCCCATCGAACGGTCCGCTCGCCAGATCGCGCGGTTGCTCGGCATGGACTGA